One region of Clostridiales bacterium genomic DNA includes:
- a CDS encoding DUF3048 domain-containing protein, whose translation MKRFNRIFACLLAVALLACACSGCGKKSEEPSVNGADAKNEHYYAPLTGEPLSSKPANTRPFAVMINNIVYAQPQVGISNADMIYEIPAEGGITRMMAIFSHLYDVESVGSIRSLRPYYLSVALSYDAIVIHAGGSEQAYSDVKTYNADHLDGVRDGNTSSMFYRDASRGQHGSEHTLFFHGANVEALVDRYKFRTEHESSYKTGLNFADNAVDQCTGGAAENVQVTFNTSKSTSFTYHADSGKYTAVQYKADYKDGATGEAVPFTNLLILSADMKTVDSYGRLAVDLIGSGTGYFVTGGKYVPIKWARSDINSCFTYTLEDGTALNLSRGTTYVGVIPTNGGSANFS comes from the coding sequence TTGAAACGTTTCAATCGCATTTTTGCTTGTCTTCTCGCCGTGGCGCTGCTCGCCTGTGCCTGCTCCGGCTGCGGTAAAAAATCCGAGGAGCCGTCCGTCAACGGTGCCGACGCGAAAAACGAGCACTACTATGCCCCGCTGACCGGTGAACCGCTGAGCAGCAAACCCGCAAACACCCGGCCGTTTGCCGTCATGATCAACAACATCGTCTACGCGCAGCCGCAGGTCGGCATCAGCAACGCAGACATGATCTACGAGATCCCGGCCGAGGGCGGCATCACGCGCATGATGGCCATTTTCAGCCACCTGTACGATGTGGAGTCCGTCGGCAGCATCCGCAGCCTGCGCCCGTATTATCTGAGCGTCGCCCTGTCGTATGACGCCATTGTCATCCACGCCGGCGGCAGCGAGCAGGCCTACAGCGACGTCAAGACCTATAACGCCGACCATCTGGACGGCGTGCGCGACGGCAACACCAGCTCCATGTTCTACCGCGACGCCAGCCGCGGCCAGCACGGCTCGGAGCACACGCTGTTCTTCCACGGCGCGAACGTGGAAGCGCTCGTGGATCGGTACAAGTTCCGCACCGAGCATGAGAGCAGCTACAAGACCGGCCTGAACTTTGCCGACAATGCTGTCGACCAGTGCACCGGCGGCGCGGCCGAGAACGTGCAGGTGACGTTTAACACGTCCAAGAGCACGTCCTTCACCTACCACGCTGACAGCGGCAAGTACACGGCCGTGCAGTACAAGGCCGACTATAAGGACGGCGCGACCGGCGAAGCGGTCCCGTTTACCAATCTGCTCATCCTCTCGGCCGATATGAAAACGGTGGACAGCTACGGCCGCCTGGCCGTCGACCTCATCGGCAGCGGCACCGGCTACTTTGTGACCGGCGGCAAGTATGTGCCGATCAAGTGGGCACGCAGCGATATCAACAGCTGCTTTACTTACACGCTCGAGGACGGCACGGCGCTGAACCTCTCGCGCGGCACGACCTATGTCGGCGTGATCCCGACCAACGGCGGCAGCGCCAACTTCAGCTGA